The Tripterygium wilfordii isolate XIE 37 chromosome 4, ASM1340144v1, whole genome shotgun sequence genome has a window encoding:
- the LOC119996878 gene encoding uncharacterized protein LOC119996878, protein MATKTAGAGATGKRSYEDFEPFCKWQKQEEHDTLEVHLHGLKKDQLRVQLNNLGVLTISGSRPLDETRWSRFHKEIKVSKDCKRNEIHAKFSNGILYVVMPKRSSQSQDQAIPKTNSHNKENPKQAQNATKESMDVTGTSTSISGETDKSFKGRVSRLVRAKPMIVGVAAVAVAVVVVLVGIYAVWFLSYRMGPGAISYFNSLTLLFPSAPAIGQRFLSSQYRIRYMKEETLTPPEN, encoded by the exons ATGGCAACCAAGACTGCAGGAGCAGGAGCTACCGGCAAGCGATCTTACGAGGATTTTGAACCATTCTGCAAATGGCAGAAACAGGAAGAACATGACACTCTTGAAGTCCATCTTCATG gtTTGAAGAAGGATCAATTGAGAGTTCAACTGAACAATCTTGGGGTTCTAACAATCTCCGGATCGCGTCCTCTGGATGAAACAAGATGGAGCAGATTCCACAAAGAAATCAAAGTGTCAAAGGATTGTAAACGAAATGAAATCCATGCCAAGTTCTCTAATGGCATTCTCTATGTAGTGATGCCTAAGCGATCATCACAATCACAAGATCAAGCAATCCCAAAAACAAACAGTCATaacaaagaaaacccaaaacaagCTCAAAATGCGACCAAGGAATCCATGGATGTCACGGGTACATCGACTAGTATCAGTGGCGAAACTGATAAGAGCTTCAAGGGAAGAGTTTCAAGGCTTGTTAGGGCTAAGCCGATGATCGTGGGGGTGGCTGCTGTGGCAGTGGCGGTTGTGGTGGTGCTTGTAGGGATATAT GCAGTCTGGTTCTTAAGCTACAGAATGGGCCCAGGGGCAATTTCGTATTTTAATAGTCTtacccttctcttcccttctgcTCCGGCAATCGGACAACGGTTTTTAAGTTCACAGTACAGAATCAGATACATGAAAGAGGAGACATTAACTCCacctgaaaattaa